One Pyrus communis chromosome 4, drPyrComm1.1, whole genome shotgun sequence genomic region harbors:
- the LOC137730861 gene encoding uncharacterized protein gives MDPPPVAPPLQPHHLNYPESLDSSPRSRNTDSWDDPIPSTNRLRLMCSYGGHIVPRPHDKSLCYVGGDTRIVVVDRQTSLSELSNRLSKTLLNGRPFTLKYQLPSEDLDSLISVTTDEDLDNMIDEYERTANHSGASSKPSRLRLFLFPLKPESSQSMGPILDISANKSEDWFLNALNGESDMLNRGFSDSASVNCLLGLDDDSISGGAANNLDSGSRDVEASVPANCKNAKQGGGGGGGNGQDVHSVPDSPMLENSSSFGSTSSSPSLANLPPIRVHVEDGGGGGGGDRIRVQDHKMGIEEQFARMTVGGGVGPVGQRQDDGGFAVLSSPPPIPTTIVASAAPMSTATDYLNRVVSDDERSDHGAPVGYRKPTPPQPQLQPQTLPPQSQQPKSSGVVDLPSPDSVSSDNSLSNAMSRPKPVIYQDPVVQIPSANARFPANLVDPKLNLSDPNTRIQMQQQVHDSGYVLQSQFDHQQQQQQQQHQQHPQQAQQPHQFIHAGTHYIQQHPGSVPIPAYYPVYPPQQQQHHHHHPQLDQQQQQQYQVYYMPTRQPQPYTTLPVQQSNISDSAAPIPSTRSQTPPNPAMSSPSAPYNQIRNPQIAKPELGAPTGVYRTATTAAPPLVQVPSAQHQQQFVGYPTQMHHPSQSAVPSSGGNASYAYEYATDPSHAQIYYTQPLAPSMPSQYQTMTSAAAMGLPEVSAQLPTDSIKQQR, from the exons ATGGACCCACCACCAGTGGCCCCGCCGCTGCAACCCCACCACCTCAACTACCCGGAGTCCCTCGACTCCTCCCCTCGCTCCCGCAACACCGACTCATGGGACGATCCCATCCCCTCCACCAACAGGCTCCGCCTCATGTGCAGCTACGGCGGCCACATCGTCCCCCGCCCCCACGACAAGTCGCTATGCTACGTCGGTGGCGACACCCGAATCGTCGTCGTCGACCGCCAGACCTCCCTCTCCGAACTCTCCAACCGCCTCTCCAAGACTCTACTCAACGGCCGACCCTTCACCCTCAAGTACCAGCTCCCCAGCGAAGACCTCGATTCCTTAATCTCCGTCACCACCGACGAGGACCTCGACAACATGATCGACGAGTACGAACGCACGGCTAACCACAGCGGCGCTTCGTCCAAACCCTCACGCCTCCGTCTCTTTCTCTTCCCCCTGAAGCCCGAGTCGTCGCAATCGATGGGGCCCATTCTCGATATTTCAGCCAATAAGTCTGAGGACTGGTTCTTGAACGCGCTCAATGGCGAGTCCGATATGCTCAATCGGGGCTTCTCCGACTCCGCCTCCGTCAATTGCTTGCTGGGTCTCGACGACGATTCGATTTCAGGCGGGGCTGCCAATAATTTGGACTCCGGTTCGAGAGACGTCGAGGCTTCAGTTCCTGCGAATTGCAAGAATGCCAAACAGGGCGGAGGTGGCGGCGGTGGGAACGGGCAGGACGTTCACTCCGTCCCCGATTCGCCGATGCTTGAGAACTCCTCTTCGTTTGGGTCCACGTCATCGTCGCCATCGCTTGCGAACTTGCCGCCGATTCGGGTCCACGTGGAAGATGGTGGCGGCGGAGGAGGTGGAGATCGGATTAGAGTGCAGGATCATAAGATGGGGATAGAAGAGCAGTTCGCTCGGATGActgttggtggtggtgttggcCCTGTTGGGCAGAGGCAAGACGACGGTGGCTTCGCGGTCCTTTCATCGCCTCCTCCGATTCCCACTACCATCGTGGCATCCGCCGCGCCAATGAGCACGGCCACCGATTACTTGAATCGAGTAGTTTCGGACGACGAGCGATCCGATCACGGCGCCCCAGTTGGGTATCGAAAACCGACGCCTCCTCAGCCTCAGCTTCAGCCACAGACTCTGCCTCCTCAGTCTCAGCAGCCTAAATCTAGTGGCGTTGTTGATTTGCCCTCCCCAGATTCTGTTTCAAG TGACAATAGTTTATCAAATGCCATGTCTCGCCCAAAACCTGTAATTTATCAAGACCCAGTGGTTCAAATCCCCTCTGCAAACGCCAGGTTTCCGGCAAACCTAGTTGATCCGAAATTAAATCTTTCCGATCCAAACACTCGGATTCAGATGCAACAACAGGTTCACGATTCTGGGTACGTTTTGCAATCGCAATTCGATcatcaacagcagcagcagcagcagcaacaccaACAACACCCACAACAAGCACAACAGCCACATCAATTTATACACGCTGGAACACATTACATCCAGCAACACCCAGGTTCGGTCCCCATTCCGGCGTACTACCCAGTATATCCGCCCCAGCAGCAACAGCACCACCATCATCATCCCCAGCTtgatcagcagcagcagcagcaatacCAAGTTTATTACATGCCTACCAGGCAGCCACAACCTTACACCACTTTGCCAGTTCAGCAATCGAATATCAGCGATTCTGCCGCTCCTATCCCTTCGACCCGCTCCCAAACGCCTCCTAACCCTGCCATGTCCTCCCCTTCTGCGCCTTACAACCAGATAAGGAATCCCCAAATTGCCAAACCCGAACTGGGTGCCCCAACAGGGGTGTACAGAACGGCAACCACAGCAGCTCCGCCTCTAGTTCAAGTCCCATCTGCTCAGCATCAGCAGCAATTTGTCGGCTACCCCACCCAGATGCACCATCCGTCCCAATCGGCCGTTCCTTCTTCTGGGGGCAATGCCAGTTATGCCTATGAATATGCTACTGATCCCTCTCATGCGCAGATATACTACACACAGCCTCTGGCGCCCTCAATGCcttctcagtaccaaaccatgACGTCCGCGGCCGCCATGGGGCTGCCGGAAGTCTCTGCTCAGCTTCCCACCGACAGCATCAAGCAGCAGAGATGA
- the LOC137731950 gene encoding elongator complex protein 2-like, producing MSSGDGRGGGRGVGVKGVFIGAGCNRIVNNVSWGACDLVAFGAQNAVVIFNPKTAQIWTTLPGHKAAVNCTQWLPSNKFAFRAKHLDRHYLLSGDAAGVIILWECSVLEGKWRYVQQLPQLHKKGVTCITGIMVSQTEAVFASTSSDSTVYIWEVVFPSTSGGDCELLHLDSLSVGTKPMAALSLSELPGSTGHLVLAMGGLDNKIHLYSGERRGKFVRGCELKGHTDWIRSLDFALPMCTNGEASNVLLVSSSQDRGIRIWKMALKESLDSNQSAYRKEKVSLASYIEGPVLISGTTSYQISLESLLIGHEDWVYSVEWQPPSNASSEGIAYCQPQSILSASMDKTMMIWKPEKTSGIWMNVVTVGELSHCALGFYGGHWSPNGDSILAHGYGGSFHLWKNVGTDYENWQPQKVPSGHFAAITDIAWGRSGQYLLSVSHDQTTRIFAPWQNEASPREEESWHEIARPQVHGHDINCVAIIQRKGNHRFVSGADEKVARVFEAPLSFLKTLGHAISQTSNFSDDSQVGVQILGANMSALGLSQKPIYVHAEQHTPDKNDGLDTFEIIPDAVPVVLTEPPIEDQLAWHTLWPESHKLYGHGNELFALCSDHDGKLVASSCKAQSAAVADIWLWQIGSWKAVGRLQSHILTVTQMEFSHDDKFLLAVSRDRQFSVFSIDKAGTDEITYQLVAKQEAHKRIIWACSWNPYGYEFATGSRDKTVKIWTVENESSVKLLATLPQFSSSVMALSWVGLDCKSNEGLLAVGMENGLIELWNLSVKRSDDGVAGAVASLVVRLEPLMCHVSAVNRLAWRNCKNEDSGSLQLASCGADQCVRVFEVNIN from the exons ATGTCTAGCGGAGATGGTCGAGGGGGAGGGCGTGGGGTTGGAGTGAAGGGAGTGTTCATAGGAGCAGGCTGCAACAGAATCGTCAACAACGTCTCGTGGGGTGCTTGTGATTTAGTCGCTTTCGGTGCCCAAAACGCCGTTGTTATCTTCAATCCCaag ACTGCCCAAATTTGGACTACGCTTCCAGGTCACAAGGCTGCTGTGAATTGCACGCAGTGGCTCCCAAGTAACAAGTTTGCATTCAGAG CTAAACACTTGGACCGGCATTATTTGCTCTCTGGAGATGCTGCTGGTGTAATTATTTTGTGGGAGTGCTCTGTTCTTGAAGGAAAG TGGAGGTATGTGCAACAACTACCTCAGTTGCACAAGAAGGGTGTCACATGCATAACTGGAATTATGGTTTCTCAAACTGAGGCAGTCTTTGCCTCTACGTCTTCCGATAGTACGGTTTATATATGGGAGGTTGTGTTTCCATCAACTAGTGGAG GTGACTGTGAACTGTTGCATCTGGATTCTCTCTCTGTTGGTACAAAACCCATGGCAGCGCTTTCGCTGTCAGAGTTGCCTGGAAGTACTGGGCACTTAGTCCTGGCAATGGGAGGACTGGATAACAAAATTCACCTTTACAGCGGGGAGAGGAGAGGAAAG TTTGTTCGAGGGTGCGAGTTGAAGGGGCATACAGATTGGATCAGAAGTCTGGATTTCGCATTACCTATGTGCACCAATGGTGAGGCAAGCAATGTACTACTTGTTAGTTCATCTCAAGACAGAGGCATACGCATATGGAAGATGGCTTTAAAGGAGTCTTTGGACAGCAACCAGAGTGCTTACCGGAAAGAAAAAGTAAGCTTAGCATCTTATATTGAAGGCCCTGTACTTATATCTGGCACGACGTCATATCAGATATCATTGGAATCTCTTCTAATTGGACATGAAGATTGGGTGTATTCAGTGGAGTGGCAACCCCCGTCAAATGCATCTTCTGAAGGGATTGCCTACTGTCAACCCCAAAGCATCTTATCTGCATCTATGGACAAGACAATGATGATATGGAAACCCGAAAAGACATCTGGTATCTGGATGAATGTTGTTACTGTTGGAGAATTAAGTCATTGTGCTCTAGGGTTTTATGGTGGCCACTGGAGCCCTAATGGAGATTCAATATTAGCACATGGATATGGTGGATCTTTCCATCTCTGGAAAAATGTTGGCACTGACTATGAAAATTGGCAACCACAAAAGGTTCCATCTGGGCATTTTGCAGCAATAACAGATATTGCATGGGGAAGATCTGGTCAATACTTGCTGTCAGTCAGTCATGATCAGACAACTCGAATTTTTGCTCCTTGGCAAAATGAGGCGTCTCCTAGAGAGGAGGAGTCTTGGCATGAAATTGCTCGGCCTCAAGTCCATGGTCATGATATTAACTGTGTGGCCATCATCCAACGAAAGGGGAACCATCGATTTGTCAGCGGAGCTGATGAGAAAGTTGCCAGAGTGTTTGAAGCTCCATTGTCTTTCTTGAAGACATTGGGTCATGCCATTTCACAAACATCTAACTTTTCAGATGATTCCCAAGTAGGTGTTCAGATTTTGGGTGCAAATATGTCTGCTCTTGGGCTATCACAGAAACCTATTTATGTTCAtg CTGAGCAGCATACCCCAGACAAGAATGATGGCCTCGACACATTTGAAATCATTCCTGATGCTGTTCCAGTTGTGTTGACTGAACCTCCCATTGAAGATCAACTGGCATGGCATACACTATGGCCAGAGTCACACAAGCTTTACGGTCACGGTAATGAGCTGTTTGCTTTGTGCAGTGATCATGACGGGAAGCTTGTTGCTTCTTCATGTAAG GCCCAATCAGCAGCGGTAGCAGATATATGGCTATGGCAAATTGGTTCATGGAAAGCAGTTGGTCGCTTGCAGTCTCATATTTTGACAGTGACACAAATGGAATTCTCTCATGATGACAAATTCCTGTTGGCTGTGTCAAGGGATCGCCAGTTCTCTGTATTTTCAATCGATAAAGCAG GCACCGATGAAATTACTTACCAGCTCGTAGCAAAGCAGGAGGCACACAAAAGAATTATATGGGCATGCTCTTGGAATCCATACGGGTACGAATTTGCCACAGGCTCGAGGGACAAGACAGTGAAGATCTGGACTGTGGAAAATGAGTCTTCAGTGAAGCTGCTCGCGACTCTTCCCCAGTTCAGTAGTAGCGTCATGGCCCTATCTTGGGTCGGTCTTGATTGCAAGAGCAACGAAGGGCTTCTCGCAGTTGGAATGGAAAACGGACTCATTGAACTGTGGAATCTATCTGTTAAAAGATCTGATGATGGAGTAGCAGGCGCAGTTGCTTCCCTTGTCGTACGGCTTGAGCCGTTGATGTGCCATGTCTCTGCTGTAAACCGTTTGGCGTGGAGAAACTGCAAGAATGAAGATTCCGGTAGCTTACAGCTCGCTTCTTGCGGGGCAGATCAATGTGTGAGAGTGTTCGAGGTTAACATTAACTGA